One window from the genome of Paracoccus zhejiangensis encodes:
- a CDS encoding HK97 family phage prohead protease → MTDPITLLTRRADLAPASADRDARTVEVIWSTGAPVRRRDMAGAYAERLSLAPEAVDLSRLQGASVLDAHRQSAVRDVLGSVQSASVDGQHGTALIRFSARPEVEPLWQDVLSGILRHVSVGYSVEQWAETTENGARVLTAVRWTPHEISLVPTPADPGAHIRMETNMPDTITPAPPEAQTRATINTEIRSIARIAGLDQSWIDGQIDAAADAEARRRSAPNRSASRWAKARTSPPCAHARCAKPSMHASIRSTNSPNRPAAMPMPRRWIWPRNC, encoded by the coding sequence ATGACTGACCCCATCACCCTGCTGACCCGCCGCGCCGACCTGGCCCCAGCCAGCGCCGATCGTGACGCACGCACTGTCGAGGTGATCTGGTCCACCGGCGCGCCGGTGCGCCGCCGCGACATGGCAGGCGCCTATGCCGAACGCCTAAGCCTTGCGCCCGAGGCGGTGGACCTGTCGCGCCTTCAGGGTGCCAGTGTGCTGGACGCCCATCGGCAATCCGCCGTCCGCGATGTGCTTGGGAGCGTCCAATCGGCCAGCGTCGATGGCCAACACGGCACGGCGCTGATCCGCTTCTCGGCCCGACCAGAGGTGGAACCGCTCTGGCAGGACGTGCTGTCCGGGATCCTGCGCCATGTCTCGGTCGGCTATTCGGTCGAGCAATGGGCCGAGACCACCGAGAACGGCGCACGCGTGCTGACCGCGGTACGCTGGACGCCCCACGAGATTTCCCTGGTGCCGACACCCGCCGACCCCGGCGCCCACATCCGCATGGAGACCAATATGCCCGACACCATCACCCCTGCCCCGCCCGAGGCGCAGACCCGCGCCACGATCAACACGGAGATCCGCTCCATTGCCCGCATCGCCGGGCTGGACCAGTCCTGGATCGACGGTCAGATCGACGCTGCGGCAGATGCCGAAGCGCGCCGACGATCCGCACCGAACAGGTCCGCGTCGAGATGGGCGAAAGCCAGGACGAGCCCCCCCTGCGCGCACGCCAGATGTGCGAAGCCCTCTATGCACGCATCAATCCGCTCCACCAACTCTCCGAACCGGCCCGCCGCTATGCCTATGCCACGCCGGTGGATATGGCCAAGGAACTGCTGA
- a CDS encoding restriction endonuclease subunit S — MGQISMEITRQPGSVLGGNQQSEISGELKAAQDELDNLTHAPMQDFGLSDKRLFNVRSGTRVRGQDIRENSGDIPIYSCFRDARIEKGRASRKWLESVGMTIEEKPIVTVNANGASVGKVYVRDQVCAITDDVIIIDVLNDSIDLDFLAIQLRSAVAAGGYLYEAKLFVARVKELTVSLPIKQDGTLDIEHQRKIAAAVKRFDNIRLKLSELGKWSADARIA; from the coding sequence ATGGGTCAAATCTCAATGGAAATTACGCGCCAACCCGGGTCAGTTCTGGGTGGAAATCAACAATCTGAGATATCTGGAGAACTGAAGGCCGCGCAAGACGAGCTCGACAATCTTACGCATGCGCCCATGCAGGACTTTGGGCTCTCAGATAAGAGGCTGTTCAATGTGAGGTCTGGCACGCGTGTGCGGGGGCAGGACATTCGGGAAAATTCTGGAGACATTCCGATCTACAGCTGCTTTCGGGACGCGCGCATCGAGAAGGGACGGGCATCGCGGAAGTGGCTCGAAAGTGTCGGCATGACCATCGAGGAGAAGCCCATCGTTACGGTGAATGCCAATGGTGCCTCCGTGGGCAAGGTTTACGTGCGGGACCAGGTCTGTGCAATCACCGACGATGTCATCATAATCGACGTGCTGAACGACTCGATCGACTTGGACTTCTTGGCAATCCAGTTGAGGAGTGCAGTTGCAGCCGGCGGTTATCTCTACGAGGCAAAATTGTTCGTTGCCCGCGTTAAGGAACTCACCGTGTCGCTTCCGATAAAGCAAGATGGCACGTTGGATATCGAACATCAGCGAAAGATCGCTGCCGCCGTAAAGCGATTCGACAACATTAGGCTAAAGCTTTCGGAACTTGGAAAATGGAGTGCGGACGCACGGATTGCGTAG
- the msrP gene encoding protein-methionine-sulfoxide reductase catalytic subunit MsrP, with the protein MKLNWSDVTPKADFLNRRSFMTAGAALGASLIGGPSLALSGKASALSTDEKPNSLEEITNYNNFYEFGTGKEDPARNAGSLTTDPWSVEIGGLVDRPGSYSVADLAPENALEERIYRLRCVEAWSMVIPWIGVPLASVLQKVGVQPGAKFVAFETLVRPEEMPGQKRAILDWPYREGLRIDEAMHPLAILATGLYSDPLPNQNGAPIRLVVPWKYGFKSIKSVVRITLTDRRPACTWQDLQPSEYGFYANVNPEVDHPRWSQASERRIGAGLFGGRQETLMFNGYADQVASLYAGMDLAKNY; encoded by the coding sequence ATGAAACTGAACTGGTCCGATGTGACACCCAAGGCCGATTTCCTGAACCGGCGCAGCTTCATGACGGCGGGCGCTGCCCTAGGCGCTTCGCTGATTGGCGGGCCCTCCCTGGCGCTGAGCGGCAAGGCCTCCGCGCTGTCCACCGACGAGAAGCCGAACAGCCTCGAGGAAATCACCAATTACAACAATTTCTACGAGTTCGGCACCGGCAAGGAAGATCCGGCCCGAAATGCCGGTTCGCTGACCACCGATCCCTGGTCGGTCGAGATCGGCGGGTTGGTTGACCGGCCGGGCAGCTATTCCGTCGCCGACCTCGCGCCCGAAAACGCGCTGGAGGAACGCATCTATCGCCTGCGCTGCGTCGAGGCCTGGTCGATGGTCATTCCCTGGATCGGGGTGCCGCTGGCCTCGGTGCTGCAGAAGGTGGGCGTGCAGCCGGGGGCGAAATTCGTGGCCTTCGAGACGCTGGTGCGCCCCGAAGAGATGCCGGGGCAGAAGCGGGCGATCCTCGACTGGCCCTATCGCGAGGGTCTGCGGATCGACGAGGCCATGCATCCTTTGGCGATTCTGGCGACCGGCCTCTATTCCGATCCGCTGCCCAATCAGAACGGCGCGCCGATCCGGCTGGTGGTGCCGTGGAAATACGGTTTCAAGTCGATCAAGTCGGTGGTGAGGATCACCCTGACCGACCGTCGGCCCGCCTGCACCTGGCAGGATCTGCAGCCCTCGGAATACGGCTTCTATGCCAATGTGAACCCCGAGGTCGATCATCCGCGCTGGTCGCAGGCCAGCGAGCGGCGGATCGGTGCGGGGCTGTTCGGCGGGCGGCAGGAGACACTGATGTTCAACGGCTATGCCGATCAGGTCGCCTCTCTCTATGCCGGCATGGATCTGGCGAAGAACTACTGA
- a CDS encoding protein-methionine-sulfoxide reductase heme-binding subunit MsrQ codes for MAQQLNQYLRRIPVWAVWLAGAIPLGLLLWDIFTGGLGVEPVRDIEHRLGRTALYFLIATLAVTPLLRITRISLMRFRRALGLISFSYAVLHVASWISMEMGFLWAQMLTDVVKRPYLIFGMSAFVLLLALAVTSNDLSIRRMGGAGWRRLHKLVYPAVLLVSMHWIWALKLWEPKPLAILGAILLLLAVRIVIPRPLGLKKPRALQN; via the coding sequence ATGGCACAACAGCTGAACCAATACCTGCGCCGGATCCCGGTCTGGGCGGTCTGGCTGGCCGGGGCGATTCCCCTCGGCCTGCTTCTCTGGGACATCTTCACCGGTGGGCTCGGGGTCGAGCCGGTGCGCGATATCGAGCATCGGCTGGGGCGCACCGCGCTTTACTTCCTGATCGCCACGCTGGCGGTGACGCCGCTTCTGCGGATCACCCGCATCAGCCTGATGCGGTTCCGCCGGGCGCTGGGGCTGATCTCCTTCTCCTATGCGGTGCTGCATGTCGCCTCCTGGATCAGCATGGAGATGGGGTTCCTCTGGGCGCAGATGCTAACGGATGTGGTGAAGCGGCCCTATCTGATCTTCGGGATGAGCGCCTTTGTCCTGCTGCTGGCGCTGGCCGTCACCTCGAACGATCTGTCGATCCGGCGCATGGGCGGGGCCGGCTGGCGGCGTCTGCACAAGCTGGTCTATCCGGCCGTGCTTCTGGTTTCGATGCACTGGATCTGGGCGCTGAAGCTGTGGGAGCCGAAGCCGCTGGCGATCCTCGGGGCGATTCTGCTGCTTCTGGCCGTCCGAATCGTGATTCCCCGGCCTCTCGGGCTGAAGAAGCCCCGCGCGCTACAAAATTAA
- a CDS encoding phage major capsid protein: protein MEPRLTSATRWYVTADPGEIDGLEFAYLSGNEGPQVESRLGWDVDGVEIRVILDFGAGFIDLRGWFQNAGA, encoded by the coding sequence GTGGAACCGCGCCTGACCAGCGCGACCCGCTGGTATGTCACCGCAGACCCGGGTGAGATCGATGGCCTTGAGTTCGCCTACCTCTCGGGCAACGAGGGACCCCAGGTGGAAAGCCGGTTGGGTTGGGACGTGGACGGCGTGGAAATCCGGGTGATCCTCGATTTCGGCGCGGGCTTCATCGACCTTCGCGGCTGGTTCCAGAACGCAGGCGCGTGA
- a CDS encoding phage portal protein — MRTLIHRLFGFTRTRGFDAASGGRRWEGARTVDGLNTAIIAGATTAARRAGWYARNNPWVAAAVVSLVGNVVGAGIKPQSTHPDRAVRERLQVLWRRWTDHADPGGLADFYGLQAMAVRAMVEGGESFARLRVVPDAPAIPLHIDLLDRDQVPLDLHRDIGGGARIRAGIEFNAMGQRTAYWVMRDRPGDPLTSLRLEPLRLPATDCLHLFKPLAAGQLRGVTWLAPVLLRLQELDQFEDAALAKAKVAALFTGFITDPDGTACGLSGTNTNGALTVGTEPGSLIPLPPGTDIRFSNPTEHDAYARFVKNHLRAVASGMGLPYELVFGDLEGVTYSSIRAGLIEFCRRVEQLQHNVVVHLFCRAVWERFVRLAVLTGDPPARDFDRDPAAYLGCEWLPPKFDYVDPKKDVEAEILAINAGLKSRTQAISERGYDAEQVDAEIAADKARSDALGLNFSAPPAAKEDTADD; from the coding sequence ATGCGGACGCTCATCCATCGCCTTTTCGGCTTCACGCGCACGCGCGGCTTCGACGCCGCGAGTGGCGGGCGGCGTTGGGAGGGGGCGCGGACAGTCGATGGGCTGAACACGGCGATCATTGCTGGGGCTACGACGGCAGCGCGGCGAGCCGGGTGGTATGCGCGCAACAACCCTTGGGTCGCGGCAGCGGTGGTCAGCCTGGTGGGCAATGTCGTCGGCGCAGGGATCAAGCCTCAGTCGACGCATCCCGACCGGGCCGTGCGCGAACGGCTGCAGGTGCTGTGGCGGCGTTGGACCGATCATGCCGATCCGGGTGGGCTGGCGGATTTCTACGGACTGCAGGCCATGGCTGTTCGCGCAATGGTCGAGGGGGGCGAGAGTTTCGCCCGGCTGCGCGTCGTGCCCGATGCCCCGGCCATCCCCCTGCACATCGATCTGCTGGACCGCGATCAGGTGCCGCTGGACCTGCACCGCGACATCGGCGGTGGCGCGCGCATCCGGGCAGGCATCGAGTTCAACGCCATGGGGCAGCGCACCGCTTACTGGGTGATGCGCGACCGCCCCGGTGATCCGCTGACCTCGCTGCGGCTAGAACCGCTGCGCCTGCCAGCAACCGACTGTCTCCATCTGTTCAAGCCACTGGCGGCTGGCCAGTTGCGCGGCGTCACCTGGCTGGCCCCTGTCCTGCTGCGCCTGCAAGAGTTGGACCAGTTCGAGGATGCGGCGCTGGCGAAGGCCAAGGTCGCGGCGCTGTTCACTGGCTTCATCACCGATCCGGATGGCACCGCATGCGGGCTTTCCGGCACGAACACCAACGGCGCGCTGACCGTCGGCACGGAGCCCGGCAGCTTGATCCCGCTGCCGCCCGGCACAGACATCCGGTTTTCCAACCCGACCGAGCACGATGCCTATGCGCGATTCGTGAAGAACCACCTCCGCGCCGTGGCCTCTGGCATGGGCCTGCCCTATGAACTGGTCTTTGGCGACCTGGAGGGCGTCACCTATTCCTCGATCCGCGCGGGGCTGATCGAGTTCTGCCGCCGCGTCGAACAGTTGCAGCACAACGTGGTCGTGCACCTGTTCTGCCGCGCGGTCTGGGAACGCTTCGTGCGGCTGGCTGTGCTGACCGGCGATCCGCCCGCCCGAGATTTCGACCGCGATCCGGCCGCCTATCTCGGCTGCGAATGGCTCCCGCCCAAGTTCGACTACGTCGATCCGAAGAAGGACGTCGAGGCCGAGATCCTCGCGATCAACGCCGGGCTCAAGAGCAGGACGCAGGCGATTTCCGAACGGGGCTACGACGCCGAACAGGTCGATGCCGAGATCGCTGCAGACAAGGCACGGTCGGACGCGCTGGGCCTGAACTTCAGCGCGCCGCCCGCCGCCAAGGAGGACACCGCTGATGACTGA
- a CDS encoding phage head-tail joining protein has protein sequence MADLAQLTAWRDALMAARYQGIRTVEYDGERVTYARDAEMAAALGDLNRQITGTTAHVAVVRIQSSKGL, from the coding sequence ATGGCCGACCTCGCCCAACTGACCGCGTGGCGCGACGCCCTGATGGCCGCCCGCTATCAGGGCATCCGAACCGTCGAGTACGACGGCGAGCGGGTGACCTACGCCAGAGACGCGGAAATGGCAGCGGCGCTGGGCGACCTCAACCGCCAGATCACCGGCACCACGGCGCACGTCGCCGTGGTCCGCATCCAATCCTCGAAGGGGCTTTGA
- a CDS encoding Rrf2 family transcriptional regulator has translation MRLTDSCDVALRVLIFAASHGDRLITIDEIVTVYKQPRGTVMKVVNTLTRGQFLTAQRGRSGGLRLGRPADEIRISDVILHVEPDLQLVECMRSGNQCVITKDCRLISPLQKALRAFLDTLRDYTIADMILPEASFSRESV, from the coding sequence ATGCGCCTGACAGACAGCTGCGACGTCGCCCTGCGGGTGCTGATCTTTGCCGCGTCGCATGGCGATCGGCTGATCACCATCGACGAGATCGTCACCGTCTACAAGCAGCCGCGCGGCACGGTGATGAAGGTGGTGAACACGCTGACCCGCGGCCAGTTCCTGACCGCGCAACGCGGGCGTTCGGGCGGGCTCAGGCTGGGTCGCCCGGCCGACGAGATCCGCATCTCGGATGTCATCCTGCATGTCGAGCCGGATCTGCAACTGGTCGAGTGCATGCGCAGCGGCAATCAATGCGTCATCACCAAGGATTGTCGGCTGATCAGCCCGCTGCAGAAGGCGCTGCGCGCCTTTCTGGATACGCTGCGCGATTACACCATCGCCGACATGATCCTGCCTGAAGCTTCCTTCAGCCGCGAAAGCGTCTAA
- a CDS encoding PDDEXK family nuclease: protein MPIYELAPDRIQPLTKTTFTAMQLHERRDLQRLLRENIAVIAADTLVIAEEYGEWDDSRRRIDLLGIDRDANLVVIELKRTEDGGHMELQAIRYAAMVSTMTFDQAVSSFDRYLRQIGREDADARGELLAFLGWDEPDHDQFAQEVKIVLASAEFSLELTTAVLWLNQRDLDIRCVRLQPYNLSGRVLIDVQQIIPPPEAAEYQVRVREKVRKEREARTSGADHTKYDLRLGQQEFPRESKRWAILRTFRYLVESGIAPEEVAKHCGPRANRALRAVEGEVGHDDFVRLATESRAELGKRFDPIRWFCGDDELLRVGGRTYAFSSQWGGDDWLEAMTNLRDAFPDRGIVFTPAG, encoded by the coding sequence ATGCCGATTTACGAACTTGCGCCGGATCGTATCCAGCCCCTGACAAAGACCACCTTCACCGCGATGCAGCTGCACGAGCGTCGCGACCTGCAGCGGCTGCTCCGAGAGAACATTGCAGTCATAGCAGCCGACACATTGGTGATCGCCGAGGAATACGGCGAATGGGACGACTCGCGCCGCCGCATCGATCTGCTCGGGATCGACCGTGATGCCAATCTCGTTGTCATCGAATTGAAGCGCACTGAGGACGGCGGCCACATGGAATTGCAGGCCATCCGCTATGCGGCGATGGTCTCGACCATGACCTTCGATCAGGCGGTGTCCTCGTTCGACCGCTACCTGCGCCAGATCGGCCGTGAAGATGCGGACGCGCGGGGCGAGCTTCTGGCCTTCCTGGGGTGGGATGAGCCCGACCACGACCAGTTCGCGCAGGAGGTGAAGATCGTCCTAGCCTCGGCCGAGTTCTCTCTGGAACTGACGACTGCCGTTCTCTGGCTGAACCAGCGCGATCTCGACATCCGCTGCGTTCGTCTGCAGCCCTACAACCTGTCGGGACGTGTGTTGATCGATGTCCAGCAGATCATCCCGCCCCCCGAGGCCGCAGAATACCAGGTTCGCGTGCGCGAGAAGGTCCGCAAGGAACGCGAGGCGCGGACCAGCGGTGCCGATCACACGAAGTACGACCTGCGGCTTGGCCAGCAGGAGTTCCCGCGAGAGTCGAAACGTTGGGCGATCCTGCGGACATTCCGATACCTCGTCGAGAGCGGCATCGCGCCCGAGGAGGTCGCCAAGCACTGCGGCCCCCGCGCCAACCGGGCCCTTCGTGCGGTGGAGGGGGAAGTGGGGCACGACGACTTCGTGCGCCTCGCGACCGAGTCCCGTGCCGAACTGGGCAAGCGCTTCGACCCGATCCGTTGGTTTTGTGGCGACGACGAACTGCTGCGTGTCGGCGGTCGCACCTATGCCTTCTCCAGTCAGTGGGGCGGGGACGACTGGCTTGAGGCGATGACCAATCTGCGCGACGCCTTCCCAGATCGTGGGATCGTCTTCACGCCCGCTGGCTGA
- the hmpA gene encoding NO-inducible flavohemoprotein — translation MPEPLSPEVLDLIEATAPAVAGHIDDIVAGLYRRLLADPEIQSLFNMTHQGGSSPQHKALATALVAYATHIRNPAVLGGGIERIAQKHAGLQILPEHYPHVGVALIGAVAEVLGDSVTPEIVSAWTKAYWFLADLLIAREEQIYAGAASLDGGWRGWRAFEIAAKEDETGEIASFTLRPADGGPVMAHRPGQYLSFRFDLGEGEEARRNYSISSAPNGRDYRITVKREPGGKVSGWLHEQAAIGTKVLVSPPAGDFFLDPRGKRQVVLLSGGVGLTPMISMLEARERGDAPMIYVHAARDGSQHAMRARHESLADESYVFYESPAANDVQGRDFTRPGRVDTAWLAQKTRTDLADYYICGPTGFMAEMVAGLRAANVPDDRIHYEFFGPAETQLT, via the coding sequence ATGCCTGAACCCCTCTCCCCCGAAGTGCTGGATCTGATCGAGGCCACCGCGCCCGCCGTCGCCGGCCATATCGATGATATCGTTGCCGGACTCTATCGCCGCCTGCTGGCCGATCCCGAGATCCAGAGCCTGTTCAATATGACCCACCAGGGCGGCAGCTCGCCCCAGCACAAGGCGCTGGCGACGGCGCTGGTCGCCTATGCCACGCATATTCGCAACCCGGCGGTGCTGGGCGGCGGGATCGAGCGGATCGCCCAGAAGCACGCCGGCTTGCAGATCCTGCCCGAACACTACCCCCATGTCGGTGTGGCGCTGATCGGCGCCGTCGCCGAAGTGCTGGGCGATTCGGTCACGCCCGAGATCGTTTCGGCCTGGACCAAGGCCTACTGGTTCCTTGCCGATCTGCTGATTGCGCGCGAGGAGCAGATCTATGCCGGCGCGGCCTCACTGGATGGCGGCTGGCGCGGCTGGCGGGCATTCGAGATCGCGGCGAAAGAGGACGAGACCGGCGAGATCGCCTCGTTCACCCTGCGCCCGGCTGATGGCGGCCCGGTGATGGCGCATCGCCCGGGCCAGTATCTCAGCTTCCGTTTTGATCTGGGCGAGGGGGAGGAAGCCCGGCGCAACTATTCCATCTCCTCGGCGCCGAATGGTCGCGACTATCGCATCACCGTCAAGCGCGAGCCGGGCGGCAAGGTGTCCGGTTGGCTGCACGAGCAGGCGGCGATCGGGACCAAGGTTCTGGTCTCACCGCCGGCCGGCGACTTCTTCCTCGACCCGCGGGGCAAGCGGCAAGTGGTGCTGCTGTCGGGCGGGGTCGGGCTGACGCCGATGATCTCGATGCTGGAGGCGCGCGAACGGGGCGATGCGCCGATGATCTATGTCCATGCTGCCCGCGATGGCAGCCAGCACGCCATGCGCGCGCGCCACGAATCCCTCGCGGATGAAAGCTATGTCTTCTACGAGAGCCCGGCGGCCAATGACGTGCAGGGGCGTGACTTCACCCGCCCGGGCCGGGTCGATACCGCCTGGCTGGCGCAAAAGACGCGCACCGATCTGGCCGACTATTACATCTGTGGTCCGACGGGCTTCATGGCCGAGATGGTCGCCGGGCTGAGGGCCGCCAATGTGCCAGATGACCGGATCCATTACGAGTTCTTCGGGCCGGCGGAAACGCAGCTCACCTGA